Genomic segment of Myxococcus stipitatus:
TGGAGGTCTTCGTGTTCGACCACCCGAAGGCGAACGGGCAGGAGCGCGAGGACGCGATGGCGGCGACGGTCATCCACCAGGTGGAGTCGTCGCCCAAGCGCTTCCATATGGTGCTGTCGGGCAACATCCACTCGCGGACGAAGAAGGGGCTGCCCTGGGACGAGCAGCGCAGGCCGATGGGGTACCTGGTCAACGAGAGGCTGGACGACGTGGTGGCGCTGGACATGGCGTATGACAGCGGCACGGCGTGGATCTGCTCGGTGGACGGCAAGGGCATTCGGGACAGGCTGGACTGCGGCGTGCGGGACACCAAGGGCCGCAACAACGGCGACCGGTACTTCATGCACCTCTGGGGTTCGGCGAACGCGGAGGGCTACCACGGGGTCTTCTACGTGGGGCCGGTGAAGGCCTCGGAGCCCGCGGTGCATCGAGGAATGGGGCGACCCGGCTCCAATGACAACTCCAACCATCCCGCTCGCGACGAGGCGCGGAGGCTGGCCTCGGTGCGTGACGATATGTCTGGAAACGCCCTTCGTTCTGGCTTCCCGCGGTGAGTCTCCTGGAGGTGGCATGATGCGATGGTCTGTGCTCGCGGTTCTGGCGGCTGCATTCGTGGTGACCGGCTGCGCGACCTGGCGCAGTGACCTGGAGATTCCGGACCGGGAGGCCATCTACGACCAGCCTCTCGAGACGGTGTGGCCGGAGGTCCGGGAGTTCTTCACGCGCAACGAGCTGCCGTTCCGCGAGGACCGGGGCAGCATGGTGCTGGAGACGGAGTGGCGGCAGGAGTTCGGCGGCTCGCGCATCGCGGGCTTCTTCCACCGGTACATGGTGGTGGGGCGTCGCGAGACGCCAACGTCGTGCAAGCTGCAGGTCTTCCGCATCACCAAGAGCACCGGCAAGACGCTGTCCGTCCCGGGCAGCGACCTGGGCTGGGGCCAGACGGCGGGGAGGACCGAGGGCCTCTCTCCGGAGGACCAGGACGGAACCCTCGGTGCCCCGCAGGGAGAGGTTTCCGTCGCCGCGGGGTCGGGCCAGACGCAGCGCGACATGGTGATGGAGTGGCGGGTGTTCCGTGACGTGGCGCCTCGGATGGCGAAGGGCGAGGGCGCGGCGCAGCCGGTGATGGTGGCCCGTGCGCCCAATGCGACGAGCGCGCCTTCGCAGATGGCGGTGGAGTGTGGCCTGCCCATCCTGGGCTTGGGCAAGCAGGCGAAGCCCGGCGCGGTGATGTTGCTGGGGGAGCTGCACGGCACGCGCGAGGTCCCGCGCTTCGTGGCCCAGTCCGCGTGTCAGGCCGTGGTGGCGGGCATTCCGGTGACGGTGGGGTTGGAGCTGCCGCTGGAGAACCAGACGCGCGTGGATGCCTTCCTGGAGAGCCAGGGGAGCGAGGACGACTGGCTGAAGCTGATGGAGTCGCCATTCTGGCGCAGCCCGTATCCGGATGGCCGTGGCAGCGAGGCGATGGCGAACCTGCTGGAGCAGCTGCGGCTCTTGCGCGCGATGGGGCTGGACGTGGAGGTCTTCGTGTTCGACCACCCGAAGGCGAACGGGCAGGAGCGCGAGGATGCGATGGCGGCGACGGTCATCCACCAGGTGGAGTCGTCGCCCAAGCGCTTCCACATGATTCTCTCGGGCAACATCCACTCGCGGACGAAGAAGGGGCTGCCCTGGGACTCGGAGCGCAAGCCGATGGGGTACCTGGTCAACGAGAGGCTGGACGACGTGGTGGCGCTGGACATGGCGTATGACAGCGGCACGGCGTGGATCTGCTCGGTGGACAGCAAGGGCGTCCAGGACAAGCTGGACTGCGGCGTGCGGGACACCAAGGGCCGCGACAACGGCGAGCGGTATTTCGTGCACCTCTGGGAGTCGACGAACGGGGATGGCTACCAGGGCGTCTTCTACGTGGGGCCCGTGAATGCGTCCTTGCCGGCGGTCCAGCGAGGGCTGGGGCGCCCTGGCTCGAACGACAACTCGCTGCACCCCGGGCGGGAAGGGGAGAAGGTGCTGGCGTCGACGCGGTGACAGCGGGGGCAGGCGGGCGGTGTCGAGGCTGCTGCGAGACTCGGCCCGCTGACGTACGCTGCCGCGCGTGAGCGACACCACTGTCTACCAGCCGGACTTCCTGTACGAGGGAGGCCGGCTCCTTGAAGGGCGCCCCCTGGCCGTGGGCGCCGATGGCCGAATCCTCCCGTCGTCGTCCGTGCCCGCCGGCGCGAGCGTCGTGCGCCTGCCGGGCCGGGTGCTCCTGCCGGGCCTGGTCAACGGCCACTCGCATGCCTTCCAGCGGCTCATCCGCGGGCGCACGGAGTATGTGGCCTCCGGGCGCGAGGCGGATGACTTCTGGAGCTGGCGCGAGGCCATGTACCGCGCCGCCGAGTCCCTGGGGCCCGAGGACGTCTACGTCGCCTCCCGCCAGGTCTTCGTGGAGATGGCGCTGGCGGGCATCACCACGGTGGGTGAGTTCCACTACGTGCACCACCAGCAGGACGGCACGCCCTACGCGGACCGCAACGTGCTGGCCCATGCGGTCATCCGGGCCGCGCGCGACGCGGGCCTGCGCATCTGCCTGCTGCGCGTGGGTTATGCGCGCGCGGGCTTCCAGGTGGCGCCGAATCCGCGTCAGCGCCGCTTCATCGACCCGGACGTGGACACGTTCCTCGCCACCGCGGAGTCGCTGGCCCGCGAGGTTCGAGGCGACTCGGCGGTGAGCGTGGGCCTGGCGCCGCACAGCGTCCGCGCGGTGACGAAGGAGTGGCTGAAGGTCATCGCCGGGGTGCGCGGCTTCCCCGTGCACATGCACGTGGCGGAGCAGCCGAAGGAAATCGAGGCGTGTCTGGCGGAGCATGGCCGGCGCCCGGTGGAGCTGTTGTCGGACCTGGGACTCCTGCGTCCGGACTTCACCGCCGTGCACGGCGTGCACCTGACGGCCGAGGAGGTGTCCATGCTGGGCGCTGGCCGCGCGACGGTGTGCGCGTGCCCGTCCACGGAGCGGAACCTGGGAGATGGCATCGTCCCGGCGGACGCGCTGGCGAAGGCGGGCGCGGGCATCAGCCTGGGCTCGGACAGCCAGGCGCACGTGGACCTGCTGGACGAGGCGCGTCAGCTGGAGGGGCACCTGCGGCTGTCGCGGCTGCGGCGCGCGGTGCTGGACCCGGGTGGTGGCGAGGTGTCGGGCCTGGCGGCGCGGCTGCTCGGCATGGCGACCGTGGAGGGGGCTCGCAGCCTGGGGCTGTCCACGGGGGCGATCGAGCCGGGGGCTCCCGCGGACTTCTTCACGGTGGACATGGGGCATCCGTCGCTCGTGGGCGCGAGCCCGTCGTCGCTCCTGGCCTCCATCGTCCTGGGCGCGGAGAAGTCGGCGGTGCGCGAGGTGGCGGTGGCTGGGCGGCTGGTGGTGCGAGACGGGCGCCATCCGCTCGCGGAGGAGAGCGGGCGCGCGTTCCAGACGCTCGCTCGTGCGCTGTACCCGTGAAAGGACAGGGGGCTGGCGCGGGGCGCCGCGCGGTGGCATGACGCGGCGACTGGAGGCTGTCCCATGAGTGACACGCTGCCCGCGCTGCGGGCCACCCTGGCGGAGTTGGTGGCGATGGACACCACGTCCTCGCGACCCAACGCGCCGCTCATCGACTACGCGCAGGCGCGACTGGAGGCCGCGGGCTTCAGCGCGGAGCGCCAGCGGTACACCGATGACGCGGGCACGGAGAAGGTGAACCTGGTGGCCGTGAAGGGCGGCTCCGGGCGCGCGGCGCTCGCGTTGGTGGGGCACTCCGACTGCGTGCCCTTCGACGCGGCGTGGACGGACGCGCTGAAGCTGACGGAGAAGGAGGGCAAGCTCTACGGGCGCGGCGCGTGTGACACGAAGGGCTTCATCGCCTGTGCGCTGCACGCCGCCCTGCGCGCCGAGCGACTCCAGGCTCCGCTGATGGTGGTGCTCACCGCGGACGAGGAAGTGGGGCTGGTGGGGGCCAAGAAGCTGGTGGCCGCGGGTCTGGGCCGTGCGCGGCACGCCATCGTCGGCGAGCCCACGAAGCTCACGCCCGTGCGCGCGAACAAGGGCTACTGCCTGGCGGAGGTGGAGGTGCTGGGCAAGGAAGGGCACAGCGCGTATCCGGAGACGGGCGCGTCGGCCATCTTCCGCGCGGGGCGGTTCCTTCAGCGGCTGGAGCTGCTCGCGACGACGGTGCTGCGCGAGGAGCGGGACGAGGGCTTCCAGCCGCCGTTCACCACGGTGAACGTAGGCCTCATCCAGGGGGGCAAGGCGAAGAACATCCTGCCGGGCTCGTGCCGTTTCACGGTGGAGTGGCGGCCGATTCCGGGCCAGTCGACGCAGCGGGTGGCGGAGCTTCTGGAGTCCATCCGGCAGGAGCTGGTGCGAGACGAGCCCGCCTACGAGGCGCACATCCGCGTGCTGCGGACGGACCGGGGTGTGAACACGCGCGCGGACGCGGAGGTGGTGCGCTTCCTGTCCGAGGCCAGCGGCAACGAGTCCACGACGGTGCCCTTCGGCACGGAGGCTCCGCAGATGACGGAGCTGGGCGCGGAGGCCGTGGTGTTCGGGCCCGGAGACATCCGCGTGGCGCACCAGACGGGCGAGTACGTGCCCGTCGAAGACCTGGTGCGCTGTGAGGCCATCCTGGCCCGCGCCGTCGCGCACTTCTGCGGCGGACGCTGAGCCGAGCTTGCTTCATGACGTCGCGGAGCCCCTGCCGGGTGGTCCTGGCGGGGCGGGCCCATCGCTCCACGCAGGGGGCATGGGCCCTGTCCCCGATGGGGTGAGTGCCGCTGGAGGAAGTCGATGAGCACAGGGTTCCGGTCCACGAGACACACCCGCTCCCGCGCAACCTCCTCGTGCGGGTCGTGCTCGAGGCGGTGCTAAGCCTGGCGGACGAGGTGGACGACTCGATTGCGCGAGCCTGGCGTGAACGTCATGACACCGGTTGGAATGCCCTCCCCCGAGCTCGCGTAGAGGGGCGCGGCAGGCTCAGCGAGGCCATGAAGTCGGCCCCCCCCACCCAACGGGCCAGGGTGATGTAGCCAGGGCGTGTGCCGGGCGCATTCCTTCTTCGCGAAGTGAAGCCCCGTGCGGAGCGAATGGCTCCTGTTATTAAGTATCGGTGCCGCGCGGTGTCGGGTTTGCGCGCTGGCGCTTCCCCCTGGTGAACAAGATGAGCCACTCCGCCGTGTCGCCACGCAACGTCCTGTTCCTGCTCGCCAGCTCGCGTGAAGGGGGCAATGCCGAGCAGCTCGCTCGCAAGGCCGCGGAGGCGCTTCCCCCGGGCACGCTGACGGACTGGCTCCGGCTGGAGGACTCCCTGGTGGAGCCCTTCCGGGACCTGCGTCACGCGCCAGGGGGTTACTCGCGTCCGCCACCTCCAGAGCTCCGGGCGCTCGCCGAGCGCACCCTGGCCGCCGACGAGGTGGTCATCGTCGCCCCCGTGTACTGGTACAACCTGCCCTCGACCGCGCTGGCCTACCTGGAGCACTGGTCCTGGTGGATGCGCGTGCCGGAGCTGCGCTTCGCCGAGCGCATGCGGGGCAAGGTCCTCT
This window contains:
- a CDS encoding flavodoxin family protein, yielding MSHSAVSPRNVLFLLASSREGGNAEQLARKAAEALPPGTLTDWLRLEDSLVEPFRDLRHAPGGYSRPPPPELRALAERTLAADEVVIVAPVYWYNLPSTALAYLEHWSWWMRVPELRFAERMRGKVLSLVTAHSSEEDDSVANPSLMSLQMSADYLEMRWRGGLIGHGNRPGEVLQDTRALSAAREFLVRPLPVVKGEAA
- the hutF gene encoding formimidoylglutamate deiminase, whose product is MSDTTVYQPDFLYEGGRLLEGRPLAVGADGRILPSSSVPAGASVVRLPGRVLLPGLVNGHSHAFQRLIRGRTEYVASGREADDFWSWREAMYRAAESLGPEDVYVASRQVFVEMALAGITTVGEFHYVHHQQDGTPYADRNVLAHAVIRAARDAGLRICLLRVGYARAGFQVAPNPRQRRFIDPDVDTFLATAESLAREVRGDSAVSVGLAPHSVRAVTKEWLKVIAGVRGFPVHMHVAEQPKEIEACLAEHGRRPVELLSDLGLLRPDFTAVHGVHLTAEEVSMLGAGRATVCACPSTERNLGDGIVPADALAKAGAGISLGSDSQAHVDLLDEARQLEGHLRLSRLRRAVLDPGGGEVSGLAARLLGMATVEGARSLGLSTGAIEPGAPADFFTVDMGHPSLVGASPSSLLASIVLGAEKSAVREVAVAGRLVVRDGRHPLAEESGRAFQTLARALYP
- the argE gene encoding acetylornithine deacetylase — translated: MSDTLPALRATLAELVAMDTTSSRPNAPLIDYAQARLEAAGFSAERQRYTDDAGTEKVNLVAVKGGSGRAALALVGHSDCVPFDAAWTDALKLTEKEGKLYGRGACDTKGFIACALHAALRAERLQAPLMVVLTADEEVGLVGAKKLVAAGLGRARHAIVGEPTKLTPVRANKGYCLAEVEVLGKEGHSAYPETGASAIFRAGRFLQRLELLATTVLREERDEGFQPPFTTVNVGLIQGGKAKNILPGSCRFTVEWRPIPGQSTQRVAELLESIRQELVRDEPAYEAHIRVLRTDRGVNTRADAEVVRFLSEASGNESTTVPFGTEAPQMTELGAEAVVFGPGDIRVAHQTGEYVPVEDLVRCEAILARAVAHFCGGR